The following are encoded in a window of Methylocystis rosea genomic DNA:
- the ilvD gene encoding dihydroxy-acid dehydratase — MPPYRSRTTTHGRNMAGARGLWRATGMKEEDFGKPIIAVANSFTQFVPGHVHLKDLGQLVAAEIEKAGGVAKEFNTIAIDDGIAMGHDGMLYSLPSRDLIADSVEFMVNAHCADALVCISNCDKITPGMLMAALRLNIPAVFVSGGPMEAGKVVLAGKEHALDLVDAIVASVDDTVSEADVATIERSACPTCGSCSGMFTANSMNCLTEALGLSLPGNGSTLATHADRRRLFVEAGHLIVDLARRYYEQDDESVLPRSIASFEAFENAITLDIAMGGSTNTVLHLLAAAHEAQVDFTMADIDRLSRRVPVLCKVAPSAPDVHLEDVHRAGGVIAILGELLRAGLLHGELPTVHSPSVSDAVARWDIAVTQSETARTFFRAAPGGVATQVAFSQDRRYKELDADREKGAIRDAAHAFSKDGGLAVLTGNLAIDGCIVKTAGVDDSILKFAGPAKVYESQDAAVSAILTGEVKAGEVVVIRYEGPRGGPGMQEMLYPTSYLKSKGLGKVCALVTDGRFSGGTAGLSIGHVSPEAAEGGAIALVRDGDRIEIDIPARSITLAVSEDELATRRAEQSAKGFAPAKARPRKITTALRAYASMTTSAAKGAVRQVP; from the coding sequence ATGCCTCCTTATCGTTCACGCACGACGACCCACGGCCGCAACATGGCGGGCGCGCGCGGCCTCTGGCGCGCGACAGGCATGAAGGAGGAGGACTTCGGCAAACCGATCATCGCGGTCGCCAATTCCTTCACCCAATTCGTTCCAGGCCATGTGCATTTGAAGGATCTCGGCCAGCTCGTCGCCGCCGAAATCGAAAAGGCCGGCGGCGTCGCGAAGGAGTTCAACACCATCGCGATCGATGACGGCATCGCTATGGGCCACGACGGGATGCTCTATTCGCTGCCCTCGCGCGATCTCATCGCCGACAGCGTCGAATTCATGGTCAACGCGCATTGCGCCGACGCGCTGGTCTGCATTTCGAATTGCGACAAGATCACGCCCGGCATGCTGATGGCGGCGCTGCGCCTCAACATTCCGGCGGTGTTCGTTTCCGGCGGCCCGATGGAGGCCGGCAAGGTCGTGCTCGCTGGCAAGGAGCACGCACTCGATCTTGTCGATGCGATCGTCGCCAGCGTGGATGACACGGTCAGCGAAGCGGACGTCGCCACGATCGAGCGCTCCGCCTGTCCGACCTGCGGATCATGCTCCGGCATGTTCACGGCGAACAGCATGAACTGCCTGACCGAGGCCCTGGGACTGTCGCTTCCCGGCAATGGTTCGACCCTCGCGACCCATGCGGATCGCCGGCGGCTGTTTGTTGAAGCCGGCCATCTCATCGTCGATCTCGCGCGCCGCTACTATGAGCAGGACGACGAAAGCGTGCTGCCGCGTTCGATCGCGAGTTTTGAAGCTTTCGAAAACGCCATCACGCTCGACATCGCCATGGGCGGCTCGACGAACACCGTGCTGCATCTTCTCGCGGCGGCGCACGAGGCGCAGGTCGATTTCACCATGGCCGACATCGACCGCCTGTCGCGGCGGGTGCCGGTGCTGTGCAAGGTCGCGCCCTCCGCGCCCGACGTTCACCTTGAAGACGTGCATCGCGCCGGCGGCGTCATCGCCATTCTCGGAGAATTGCTGCGCGCCGGTCTGCTGCACGGCGAGCTTCCGACCGTCCACAGTCCTTCCGTCAGCGACGCCGTGGCGCGCTGGGACATCGCCGTCACGCAGAGCGAAACCGCGCGCACGTTCTTTCGCGCCGCGCCGGGCGGCGTGGCGACGCAAGTCGCGTTCAGCCAGGACCGCCGCTATAAGGAGCTCGACGCCGACCGCGAAAAAGGCGCGATACGCGACGCGGCGCACGCCTTCTCCAAGGATGGCGGCCTCGCCGTGCTTACTGGCAATCTCGCCATCGACGGCTGCATCGTGAAAACGGCCGGCGTCGACGATTCGATCCTGAAATTCGCCGGCCCCGCCAAGGTCTATGAGAGTCAGGACGCGGCGGTGTCGGCCATTCTGACAGGCGAGGTAAAGGCTGGCGAGGTGGTCGTCATCCGCTACGAAGGCCCGCGCGGCGGACCCGGCATGCAGGAAATGCTCTATCCGACGAGCTATCTGAAATCGAAGGGGCTCGGCAAGGTCTGCGCGCTGGTGACGGACGGAAGATTTTCCGGCGGCACGGCCGGGCTTTCGATCGGCCATGTCTCTCCCGAAGCGGCCGAGGGCGGCGCGATCGCCTTGGTCCGGGACGGCGACAGAATAGAAATCGACATTCCGGCGCGAAGCATTACGCTCGCCGTTAGCGAAGACGAACTGGCGACGCGGCGCGCCGAACAGTCCGCGAAAGGCTTCGCGCCGGCCAAGGCGCGGCCTCGAAAAATCACCACGGCGCTGCGCGCCTACGCCTCAATGACGACGAGCGCGGCCAAAGGCGCAGTGCGACAGGTCCCCTGA
- a CDS encoding acyl carrier protein, which translates to MIDTIRRLLQEHGRLHTPVEHLSDSDDLYSAGLTPFAAIRTMLALEEAFDVEFPVSMLRRQSFASIAAIRDCVSKLAPSAERRAA; encoded by the coding sequence ATGATTGATACGATACGCCGTTTGCTGCAAGAGCACGGCCGTCTGCATACCCCCGTGGAGCATCTGTCGGATTCGGACGATCTCTACAGCGCAGGGCTGACGCCCTTTGCCGCCATCCGCACCATGCTCGCGCTGGAAGAAGCCTTCGACGTCGAGTTCCCGGTCTCCATGCTTCGGCGACAAAGCTTCGCTTCGATTGCCGCCATTCGAGACTGCGTCAGCAAATTGGCGCCGTCAGCGGAGCGCCGCGCCGCTTAA
- a CDS encoding tetratricopeptide repeat protein yields MLAAMRTPLLLPLTIVVFLGALPAGIALAAASETPSIESLGEEEGDFLFIPGIGRIPLPPGTRALGPGQGGRDVDPERRAPAAAAPPPPKDPAQQRAEEMARLYLRLEQAEDEREAKGVSAAILSRWAHSESDTINLLAARALAADAAGAPPLALKLLDYVVALSPQWTEGYVQRAKVRAEQGDDSGAIADLETAATLEPKRFDALAALGALKAKTGDKKGALAAYRKSLAIAPQQESLQKIEERLHIEVEGRDI; encoded by the coding sequence ATGTTAGCGGCCATGCGAACGCCGCTGCTTCTTCCGCTGACGATCGTGGTCTTTCTTGGAGCCCTGCCGGCCGGAATCGCGCTGGCGGCGGCGTCGGAGACGCCTTCGATCGAATCATTGGGCGAGGAGGAGGGCGATTTCCTTTTCATCCCAGGGATTGGAAGGATTCCGCTGCCGCCTGGGACCCGCGCGCTCGGCCCGGGACAAGGCGGTCGCGATGTTGATCCCGAGCGGCGCGCGCCGGCCGCCGCAGCGCCGCCCCCGCCCAAGGACCCCGCCCAGCAGCGCGCCGAAGAGATGGCGCGGCTTTATCTTCGCCTGGAGCAGGCCGAAGACGAGCGGGAGGCGAAGGGCGTTTCGGCGGCGATCCTCAGCCGCTGGGCGCATTCGGAGTCGGACACGATCAATCTGCTTGCGGCGCGCGCCCTTGCGGCGGACGCGGCCGGCGCACCGCCTCTCGCCCTGAAGCTTCTCGACTATGTGGTCGCCCTCTCGCCGCAATGGACGGAGGGCTATGTTCAGCGCGCCAAGGTGCGGGCGGAGCAGGGGGACGACAGCGGCGCGATCGCCGACCTCGAGACCGCAGCGACGCTTGAGCCGAAGCGTTTTGACGCGCTCGCCGCTCTTGGCGCGCTCAAGGCGAAGACCGGCGACAAGAAAGGGGCGCTCGCCGCCTATCGAAAGTCGCTGGCGATCGCGCCCCAGCAGGAGTCGCTTCAAAAGATCGAGGAGCGCCTGCATATTGAAGTCGAGGGGCGCGACATCTGA
- a CDS encoding malonic semialdehyde reductase, which yields MTTTDRQAAGVVAPEALEQLFTGARTHNGWLPKDVPDSLLELAVDYAKWGPTSANCSPMRIIFVRSPEAKARLAPAMSDANRPKTLAAPATAIVGYDLDFTETLPHLYPATDARSWFIGNETLIEETAFRNGSLQGAYLLLALRAVGLDCGPMSGFDRAKVDAEFFQGTRIKSNFLINIGYGDPAKLYPRGPRLACEEIASIL from the coding sequence ATGACGACGACCGACAGGCAGGCCGCGGGCGTGGTTGCGCCCGAAGCGCTGGAGCAGCTCTTTACGGGAGCGCGGACCCACAATGGCTGGCTTCCCAAAGACGTGCCGGACAGCCTGCTCGAACTCGCCGTGGACTACGCGAAATGGGGGCCGACAAGCGCCAACTGTTCGCCGATGCGCATCATTTTCGTGCGCTCGCCCGAGGCGAAGGCCCGGCTCGCCCCGGCGATGTCGGACGCCAATCGTCCGAAGACCCTGGCCGCGCCCGCCACTGCAATCGTCGGCTATGATCTCGATTTCACGGAGACTCTCCCTCACCTTTATCCGGCGACGGACGCGCGTTCCTGGTTCATCGGCAATGAGACGCTGATCGAGGAGACGGCCTTTCGCAACGGCTCGTTGCAGGGCGCCTATCTCCTGCTCGCGCTGCGCGCGGTGGGTCTCGATTGCGGACCGATGAGCGGTTTCGACAGGGCGAAGGTCGACGCGGAATTCTTCCAGGGAACGCGGATAAAGTCGAATTTTCTGATCAACATCGGCTACGGTGATCCCGCAAAGCTCTATCCTCGCGGCCCGCGGCTCGCTTGTGAGGAGATCGCCAGTATTCTTTAG
- a CDS encoding DoxX family protein: MTLRIIPQRFAPHAQGLLRIAAALLFMQHGAAKLFGVPHVAMFEDLKLFSLLGAAGIIELFGGLLLLLGLFTRPVAFILSGQMAVAYFFFHAGQDLWPLLNKGELAALYCFVFLFFAAAGPGAFAIDRE, encoded by the coding sequence ATGACTCTACGAATCATTCCCCAGCGCTTCGCCCCGCACGCCCAAGGGCTGCTGCGCATCGCAGCCGCTCTGCTGTTCATGCAGCACGGCGCGGCCAAGCTCTTCGGCGTTCCGCATGTCGCGATGTTCGAGGACCTGAAGCTGTTCTCCCTCTTGGGCGCGGCCGGAATCATAGAGCTTTTCGGCGGCCTGCTGCTGCTGCTCGGCCTCTTCACCCGGCCTGTCGCCTTTATTCTTTCGGGCCAGATGGCGGTCGCTTATTTCTTTTTCCACGCCGGCCAGGATTTGTGGCCGCTCCTCAACAAGGGAGAGCTCGCCGCGCTCTACTGCTTCGTATTTCTGTTCTTTGCAGCGGCCGGGCCCGGCGCTTTCGCGATCGACCGCGAGTGA